Genomic segment of Candoia aspera isolate rCanAsp1 chromosome 2, rCanAsp1.hap2, whole genome shotgun sequence:
caggagctgggactagcaacgggagctcaccccgtcacgcggatttcaactgccgaccttccgatcagcaagctcagcagctcagcggtttaacccgcagcgccaccgcgtcccattcaaGAATGGTGTTAGCTTGCAAATATTTTGGGAAGCTTATTTTTTTCAAACcacattttaaatgaattaattacTTTGAATTCTGTGATTTATCTTTTAGGGAACTGCTATCactcccaattttgtgtcatctgtagATCTGATACAATAATAATGCTGAAGATGAAAATCACAGAAAAGAAACATTCGTACTCGGACCCTGGAAAAAAAGGCCATTTCCACCGTCATTTACGGGGCTTCTCTGGCCACTGTGGCTCCTTTAATGAGAAGGAATTCCCCTCCCGGCACAGTTTCTTCTGGTGTAATGTGAGGTAAGGGAATCCTCTGATGAAAAAATGCTCCCTGCTTTCTTCACCCACATTGGTAGTCTCTATTCTTGGTCCCACACCATGGACTTGAGTCTCATTTATTTCTGAGATTTTTCCCCACACAAGAAGCAGTTCCCACCTTGTTCCTTTCTTCTGAATTCCTGTCGGTCAAGAAGAACTCCGGGACTGCAGCATATTGAGCTGGAGGATTTTTGTACCACATTAGTCTTTTATTTTGGTTCCAGCTGAATTCCTTATGTCTTTTTCCTCTGGTCATGCTTGATTGCTTGTGATATCAGAAGACTTGACTTGTTTTAATTCTCCTTTTCCTCTGTACCCCTTActtgggacaaagaaaagggaaCATTATAAATCTAAAGCATAAGCATGCTTAGTTGCCACTTTTAATTCAACATCACCTCGATCCATTCTCCATTTCCTCTAATACAATTTCATGAAGCCTGGGTACTATACAGCCTCAGAAAATAGCTGGGCCTTTCTGACTTTTCATGAGGGCAGAGAAGTGGGGTTTTTTGTCTGTGATAGTTATATTATGTTTTCATGCAaaaagctggccttgaggaatccaaggctggagttaaaatctctggaagaaacattgacaatctcagatatgcagatgataccactttgatggctgaaagtgaagaggaactgaggagccttatgatgaaggtgaaagaagaaagtgcaaaagctcgtttgcagctaaacctcaaaaaaaacaagattatggcaaccagcttgattgataactggcaaatagagggagaaaatgtagaagcagtgaaagactttgtattcctaggtgcaaagattactgcagatgctgactgcagccaggaaatcagaagacgcttaatccttggaagaagagcaatgacaaatctcgataaaatagttaagagcagagacatcacactgacaacaaaggcccgcatagttaaagcaatggtgttccctgtagtaacatatggctgcgagagctggaccataaggaaggctgagcgaaggaagatcgatgcttttgaactgtggtgttggaggaaaattctgagagtgccttggactgcaagaagatccaaccagtccatcctccaggaaataaagccagactgctcacttgagggaatgatattaaaggcaaaactgaaatactttggccacataatgagaagacaggacaccctggagaagatgctgatgctagggagagtggaaggcaaaaggaagaggggccgaccaagggcaagatggatggatgatattctagaggtgacggactcgtccctgggggagctgggggtgttgacgactgacaggaagctctggtgtgggctggtccatgaagtcacgaagagtcggaagcgactaaacgaataaacaacaacaaagttatatTATGTAGTAAGAAGCAAGGAAAAACAGAATTATAAGAAACCTAGGCAAAACAAGGGAAGATCAAATTGCAGGAAGTGATTTGGGAATTTGGGCCCATAGAAGAAATGCTGGTAGTTCTGTCCTGAAGAAATGCATCAAGTATATACTCATCAGGTGCAGCTCCTCCCAGTGATTTGCAAACTGCACTTAGATTCATCCCTTCTTGCGCTAACGCCAAGCTGAAAGATTAAGTAAACGAGGGAGAATGGAACTCATGTGCAAAGCTGTAATAACACATAAGATTAAAGACAGTGTTCATAACTAGGCATGGCCAAGAATTTGAGATCCCTAAAATTGCAATTCCCATGTTTGAAGCAAAGGTGGACATTGCAAACACCTTAAACTTAAACCTTAAGCCAAAAGATTTCCCATTATTGATAGCCCAGGGTCAGCatcttaaaatgataaaaatttcaaaaatcaactcaccattaaaaaaagaaagaagtatgaACCGGTTTTTCCCCCTCAACATATCAAATCTTCGAACAGTTCCTGTCAAGCTTTAGCAAAGGTCAGATTTTAATTGGATTTAGGATTCAGAAAAAGTACCTTTTCTACTTCAGGAAGTAGGATACTGCTGGATGGAACCATCTCATATTTTTAGGGATTCTCACCAGAATGAATCTTTTTATGGGCAGTAAAGTAACTGCTActgctgaagctctttccacactcaggACATGCatacggtttctcccccgtgtgaatCCTTTTGTGGGAAGTAAGGGTCCCATTTTCacggaagctctttccacactccgagcatttgtatggtttctcccctgtgcggatccttttatgaaaagaaagggaactgctgttgctgaatttttttccacactccatacatttatatggtttcccCCCTGTGTGGATACTGGTATGGGAAGTAATCTGCCTACTGCTACTGAACCTCTTTCCGcactccatgcacttatatggcttctctgCTATGTGGACattttttatgggaagtaaggtaacTGTTATATGTGAAACGCTTCCCGCATTCcaaacatttatatggttttgtgCCTGAATGGATCCTTTTGTGGGAAGTAAGCTGACTGCTCCaagtgaagctctttccacagtcCAGGCATTCATAGGGTTTGTCACCTGTGTGGCtacttttatgggaagtaagctgACTATTACACGTGAAGGTCTTCCCACACTCCTTGCattgatatggtttctcccctgaatggatccttttGTGGGAAGTAAGGTAACCTGTgctgctgaagctcttcccacattcTGGGCAttgatatggcttctcccctgtgtgaatatTTTTATGGCAAGAAAGCTGAGTGTACCACATGAAGTTCTTTCCACAGTCCGGGCattgatatggtttctctcctgtgtggatccttttatgggaagcaaGGAAACTCCTTTTTCGGAATATTTTCCCACATTCCTCACAatgatacggtttctctcctgagtGGATTCTTCTATGAGTAGTAAGGGCCCCATTTTCACGGAAgttcttcccacactccatgcatttatagggcttctcccctgtgtggatccttttacgGGAAACAAGGGAACTGCTTttgctgaagctttttccacattccacgcatgtatatggtttctctcccatCTTTACTCTCTCACGTAAAGAAAGTTTGAAAGTTGGATTGCAACTTTTTTCATCTTCCCTGCACTGAAATGGTTGCCCTTTAGTGTGAGTTCTGTAATGTTTCTTTAAATCTATATTATCTTGGAAAATGTTCACATTTTTCCataagcattttcttctttttcctttgtgtccTTGTTGAACATCGACATCTTGAACCGGAACAAATTGAAAAATGGAGCTTTTCTTCCTTCCATAGTTTGATGTGTTTTCTTCTTGCCTTCTTGCTTCCATTTGACCTATGattatccttttttcttcttcacactTGATTGTCTGTAATACTTGCTTGTCATTTTCATTCTTATACCCATTTATTCCTTCGAGAAAAAAAACGGAGTAGAAATTGTTTCAAGGCTAGGAAAAAGAGTTTACGTTGTAACTGTAGGAAGTGAATGTGAAGGCTATGATGAAATTCGTAAAAACTTCCAGACCAACAAGAAATTATTTTCCCCGTGGATTCCAATCAAATCGCAGAAGGAATCAAGATGAAAGTGATGAACAATCAGAAGAAAGaaggtttaaaaaattatttaggaGTGCCCAGAAAGACAATGGGAATGGACagctaactatatttaatttttaattaatttaatttttacgTTGGCATgccgttgataagtggcttgagcatcagccaaagcttgctgaattttttcccaggaatctgccagttgtgaggcccaatgggtcggggaggtgggtgaggtggacggtggaggcaattcaggaatagggacaaagtcacgTCCGAATACAGTACGGAAGGGCactgccccagtactttgatgcacagcattattgtaagcaacttcagcaaacggtaggaggtctacccagttgtcttgttgataattaacaaaagcacgtaaatattgctccaaggtGACATTGACAGCCTCcgtatttccatctgtctcaggatgggacgcAGTGGATAACGCCTGCAAGACTtaacataggcttttacatctcgccgcagtgttggccaccagaactgccgccgcactagatgaatagtttttgtaaagccaaaatgtccagctgttttatcatcatgagacctgaatagcatggttttgcgcaaggttataggcacatagaggcgatcatctttccatgccaaaccttgcttcaaagtaacctcgctctgattgttttgcaaccaagtatccaatttcaactctgccagaaacttttgt
This window contains:
- the LOC134491994 gene encoding zinc finger protein 678-like, giving the protein MGEKPYTCVECGKSFSKSSSLVSRKRIHTGEKPYKCMECGKNFRENGALTTHRRIHSGEKPYHCEECGKIFRKRSFLASHKRIHTGEKPYQCPDCGKNFMWYTQLSCHKNIHTGEKPYQCPECGKSFSSTGYLTSHKRIHSGEKPYQCKECGKTFTCNSQLTSHKSSHTGDKPYECLDCGKSFTWSSQLTSHKRIHSGTKPYKCLECGKRFTYNSYLTSHKKCPHSREAI